The Hujiaoplasma nucleasis DNA window AAAATCAAAGTCCTTATATTAGTGGATTGTTTGGAATGCATGCTTCTTTATCTTTAAGTGATGATTCTTTGAAAAAGATTGGGGAAAATCTTCGGGGACAAGGTATTCATATTCATGTTGGTGAATCCTTATTAGATGAAGAAAGGTGTATTGAACAATATGGAAAAAGAGTTGTTGAAAGGTTAGATGATTTTCAGTTAATCAATGAAAAATCATTATTGGTTCACTGTACTCATATCAATGATGCTGAAATTGAAATTATCAAAAAAAGAAAAGCAACGATAGCTATTAATCCGACATCAAATTTAAATAACGCAGTTGGAATTTCTCATGTAAAGAAATTTTTAGATGCTGGCATTAGAGTAATTCTAGGGAATGATGGTTTAATTCAATCACAAGCCATGGAGTATCTAAATACTTACTATTTAGGACATTTGAAGAATGAATCACCTATTGGTTTCACTTTAGGAGATCTCCATAAAATCATGAGAAATACATATGATTATATTAATGAGAGATTGATGACAAAATTAGGGGTTATTGAAAAAGATTGTCAAGCTGATCTGCTGGTCATTCCTTATGAACCCTATACTGAGATTAATAGTGATAATGTTTTTGGCCACTTATTTTTTGGGGTTTTTCCTGGATTAAAACCACAAGATGTTTTTATAGGTGGTAAGCATCTTATTAAAGATTATCATTTAAATTTTGAACATACAGAATATTACGAAAAAGCTAGACAAGAGTCAAATAAATTATGGAATATTTTAAAGAAAGAAGGTAAAGATTTTGAATTTAAAAACAAGTTTTGATGGTATGTCATTTAATAATCCATTAATGCCTGCTGCTGGGCCATTAAATGGTGATTTAGAAAAATTAAATTTTTTGCTAGAACAAAACTGTGGTGGTATTGTTACTAAAACTATATCTAAAGAATTACCACACATACCTAAACCATGTATTTATGGTGACAAACAGTTTATTATGAATTCTGAACTTTGGAGTGAACATCATTATGAAACTTGGATGAATGAATTTTTACCTACCTTTATGAAAAATAAAGATAGGCCATTGATTGTTTCTTTAGGTTACTCTAAAGAAGATATGGCTTTTTTGGTCCCTAAGTTTGATGAGTTTGCGGATGCATTTGAAATTTCTACTCATTATGTTGGGACTGATTTATCGGTGATTCAAGAGAC harbors:
- a CDS encoding amidohydrolase family protein codes for the protein MFAITNVRIYDYQKYIDNGFIIFDEHIVEVGLMESFLNKDHYQVIDGQGKIIIPGFISGHTHLYSTFARGLSLDFNPKNFLDILKQMWWKVDHFLDLNMIFYSALMGGIDQLQSGTTALIDHHASYKVNGSLNQIKQALNDVLGMRSVLAFETSDRFDLMAAIKENIDFISENQSPYISGLFGMHASLSLSDDSLKKIGENLRGQGIHIHVGESLLDEERCIEQYGKRVVERLDDFQLINEKSLLVHCTHINDAEIEIIKKRKATIAINPTSNLNNAVGISHVKKFLDAGIRVILGNDGLIQSQAMEYLNTYYLGHLKNESPIGFTLGDLHKIMRNTYDYINERLMTKLGVIEKDCQADLLVIPYEPYTEINSDNVFGHLFFGVFPGLKPQDVFIGGKHLIKDYHLNFEHTEYYEKARQESNKLWNILKKEGKDFEFKNKF